From a region of the Listeria monocytogenes ATCC 19117 genome:
- the gadC gene encoding glutamate:gamma-aminobutyrate antiporter has protein sequence MSKQAKSLTLFGFFAITASMVMTVYEYPTFATSGFHLVFFLLLGGFLWFLPVALCAAEMATVDGWQEGGIFSWVGNTLGERFGFAAIFFQWFQITVGFVTMIYFILGALSYVFDFPALESNPFIKFIGVLIIFWGLTFSQLGGTKNTAKIAKFGFIIGILIPAIILFILGIAYVAGGNPLHVTFSKEAFIPDFSKASTLVIFVSFILAYMGVEASASHVNEMTNPKRDYPLAMIMLVILAIALNTIGGLTISAVLPLKDLSLSSGVVQTFQALILHFGSGLGWAVKLIAIMIALGVMGEVSAWVVGPSRGMYTAAEQGLLPEKMKKVNKHGVPVPLIMVQGVVVTIWAAILTFGGGGNNLSFLTAISLTVVIYLVGYLLFFIGYLVLIFKKSSLKRTYQIPGGKIVKVIVALIGLVTSVFALCISFVPPASIAAKSDTTYMVILSISFIVTVLIPFIIYAVHDKKDISPKDITHLESSDINKFTHPRARGEHIINPDEKHIMNQDKL, from the coding sequence ATGTCTAAACAAGCAAAGTCTTTAACCTTATTCGGATTTTTCGCCATTACGGCTTCGATGGTTATGACAGTTTATGAATATCCAACATTTGCCACTTCCGGCTTTCATCTCGTATTTTTCTTGCTACTTGGCGGATTTTTATGGTTCTTACCTGTCGCTTTATGTGCAGCAGAAATGGCGACAGTTGATGGCTGGCAAGAAGGCGGTATTTTTTCTTGGGTGGGAAATACACTCGGGGAACGTTTTGGTTTTGCCGCAATCTTCTTTCAGTGGTTTCAAATAACGGTCGGATTCGTGACAATGATTTACTTTATTCTCGGCGCGCTATCGTATGTATTTGATTTTCCCGCGCTCGAATCGAACCCTTTTATTAAATTTATCGGTGTTTTAATCATTTTCTGGGGACTTACTTTTTCTCAACTAGGTGGTACGAAAAACACTGCTAAAATCGCGAAATTTGGTTTTATTATCGGTATTCTCATCCCAGCAATCATTTTATTTATCCTAGGTATTGCTTATGTTGCTGGCGGAAATCCCCTTCATGTCACTTTTTCCAAAGAGGCGTTTATCCCGGATTTCTCAAAAGCTTCAACATTAGTCATCTTCGTGTCATTTATACTCGCTTACATGGGTGTTGAAGCTTCCGCGAGCCACGTAAATGAAATGACCAATCCAAAACGCGATTATCCACTAGCGATGATTATGCTCGTTATTTTAGCCATCGCACTGAATACAATCGGCGGCCTAACCATTTCCGCTGTGTTACCTTTAAAAGATTTATCCCTTAGCTCCGGTGTCGTCCAAACATTCCAAGCATTAATTCTGCACTTTGGTTCCGGCTTAGGATGGGCAGTAAAACTGATTGCCATCATGATTGCACTTGGCGTCATGGGTGAAGTCAGTGCCTGGGTAGTCGGCCCCTCACGCGGAATGTATACTGCAGCAGAACAAGGCTTACTTCCAGAAAAAATGAAAAAAGTAAATAAACACGGTGTCCCTGTTCCACTTATTATGGTTCAAGGCGTCGTCGTTACCATTTGGGCAGCTATTCTCACATTCGGCGGCGGCGGAAATAATTTATCATTCCTAACTGCCATTTCCTTAACCGTAGTCATTTATTTAGTCGGCTATTTACTCTTTTTCATCGGCTACTTAGTACTTATTTTCAAAAAATCAAGCTTAAAACGCACCTATCAAATCCCTGGTGGCAAAATTGTTAAAGTGATTGTAGCGCTAATCGGCTTAGTAACATCCGTTTTCGCTTTATGTATCTCTTTTGTTCCACCAGCATCCATCGCCGCAAAAAGCGACACGACATACATGGTTATCTTATCAATCAGCTTTATCGTCACCGTACTAATTCCATTTATCATCTACGCTGTGCACGATAAAAAAGACATCTCACCGAAAGATATTACACATTTAGAATCAAGCGACATCAATAAATTCACCCACCCAAGAGCTCGTGGCGAACACATTATTAACCCCGACGAAAAACATATTATGAATCAAGACAAATTATAG
- a CDS encoding glutamate decarboxylase, with protein MLYSKENKESYLEPVFGSSAEDRDIPKYTLGKEPLEPRIAYRLVKDELLDEGSARQNLATFCQTYMEDEATKLMSETLEKNAIDKSEYPRTAELENRCVNIIADLWHAPKDQKFMGTSTIGSSEACMLGGMAMKFAWRKRAEKLGLDIYAQKPNLVISSGYQVCWEKFCVYWDIDMRVVPMDKDHMQLNTDQVLDYVDEYTIGVVGILGITYTGRYDDIYALNEKLEEYNSKTDYKVYIHVDAASGGFFTPFVEPDIIWDFRLKNVISINTSGHKYGLVYPGIGWVLWKDESYLPEELIFKVSYLGGEMPTMQINFSRSASHIIGQYYNFLRYGFEGYRTIHQKTSDVAQYLAHAVEQTGYFDIYNDGSHLPIVCYKLKDDANVKWTLYDLADRLQMRGWQVPAYPLPKNLENIIIQRYVCRADLGFNMAEEFIQDFQASIQELNNAHILFHDTQQSGVHGFTH; from the coding sequence ATGTTATATAGTAAAGAAAATAAAGAAAGTTATTTAGAACCAGTTTTCGGATCAAGTGCAGAGGATCGTGATATTCCTAAATACACCCTCGGAAAAGAACCACTCGAACCTCGGATTGCCTATCGTTTAGTAAAAGACGAACTTTTAGATGAAGGTTCTGCCCGTCAAAACTTAGCTACTTTTTGCCAAACATATATGGAAGACGAAGCAACCAAATTAATGTCCGAAACACTAGAAAAAAATGCAATCGATAAATCTGAATACCCAAGAACAGCTGAACTTGAAAATCGTTGCGTCAATATTATCGCTGACTTATGGCATGCACCTAAGGACCAAAAATTCATGGGAACTTCCACAATCGGCTCTAGTGAAGCGTGTATGCTGGGCGGAATGGCAATGAAATTTGCTTGGAGAAAACGTGCGGAAAAACTTGGCTTAGATATTTATGCGCAAAAACCAAACCTCGTTATCTCCTCTGGCTACCAAGTGTGCTGGGAAAAATTCTGTGTCTACTGGGATATCGATATGCGCGTTGTTCCAATGGATAAAGATCACATGCAACTGAATACCGACCAAGTCCTTGATTACGTCGACGAATATACAATCGGCGTTGTCGGCATCCTCGGCATCACTTACACAGGCCGCTACGATGACATCTACGCACTTAACGAAAAATTAGAAGAATACAATAGCAAAACAGATTATAAAGTCTACATTCACGTTGACGCAGCTAGTGGTGGCTTCTTCACTCCATTTGTCGAACCCGATATTATCTGGGACTTCCGCTTGAAAAACGTTATCTCCATTAATACTTCTGGTCACAAATACGGCCTCGTTTATCCTGGTATCGGTTGGGTCCTTTGGAAAGATGAAAGCTACCTACCAGAAGAACTTATTTTTAAAGTCAGCTACCTTGGCGGAGAAATGCCAACCATGCAAATCAATTTCTCCCGCAGTGCGAGCCACATCATCGGTCAATACTACAATTTCTTACGCTACGGCTTCGAAGGCTACCGCACCATTCATCAAAAAACAAGCGATGTAGCACAATACCTTGCCCATGCAGTCGAACAAACCGGCTACTTTGACATTTATAACGACGGCTCCCATTTACCAATCGTCTGCTATAAATTAAAAGACGACGCTAACGTAAAATGGACATTATATGATTTAGCGGACCGCCTCCAAATGCGCGGCTGGCAAGTTCCCGCATACCCACTACCAAAAAACTTAGAAAACATCATCATCCAACGTTACGTCTGCCGCGCTGACCTCGGTTTCAACATGGCAGAAGAATTCATCCAAGATTTCCAAGCCTCTATTCAAGAACTAAACAACGCTCACATCCTCTTCCATGATACCCAACAATCCGGCGTCCACGGCTTCACACATTAA
- a CDS encoding helix-turn-helix domain-containing protein, with translation MLTNYIEKDIKRKCLICDFLLKNKHTNLDEIAEYMETSRVTVRSDIHALNEELDGLIVIQMKECVDNWVYQCRLQNGATERKVLYKLYDNSMFLKCVAFFVTNVEERKFTDFMDTYFISHSHAYRLKHKVEAFLREIDLTLDNNRITGKEYRVRYLIALLQAEYGVLIYPLLDEEKQMIDDFMATLNLRINIDTLAHNAEGHAYFRSLISMVFKRDIPTSAIILDEQCQKYIESSSFLAMVRKSSKETLEKELGQEFSYNDYLYLMLIYYSTNFSIIDASMKKVELEQFNELIMKNADLQVLIDLFEEYFGPEVVNHSLFRAALCYFLKKTLFNLQGLIPSNERLLDKKYEPLYMVVKNVLERWNEASEYRVLLIDSHINYLTIHLYPLIYKWNNPVQICIFSFNLINFESCKFQVEQELGRKVTVHETMFNSVEELNQVLTESSEPTIVLCHPNCEMELKEAVDGMIIPISLAFFDRDLVDVERAIQSLRIKEHDKRLAYLRG, from the coding sequence ATGCTTACAAATTATATCGAAAAGGATATTAAAAGAAAATGTTTGATTTGTGATTTTCTACTAAAGAATAAACATACGAATTTAGATGAAATTGCGGAATATATGGAGACTTCTCGGGTGACGGTAAGGTCGGATATTCATGCGTTGAATGAGGAATTGGATGGCTTGATTGTTATTCAGATGAAAGAATGTGTGGATAATTGGGTATACCAATGTCGGTTGCAAAATGGGGCGACGGAACGGAAAGTTTTGTATAAGTTATATGATAACTCAATGTTTTTGAAATGTGTGGCGTTTTTTGTTACGAATGTGGAGGAGCGCAAATTCACAGATTTTATGGATACGTATTTTATTTCTCATTCGCATGCGTATCGGTTGAAGCACAAGGTAGAAGCGTTTCTTCGAGAAATTGATTTGACACTTGATAATAATCGAATTACTGGGAAGGAATACAGGGTTCGGTATTTGATTGCGCTTCTTCAAGCAGAATATGGTGTGCTTATTTATCCACTTTTGGATGAGGAGAAGCAAATGATTGATGACTTTATGGCGACGTTGAATTTGCGGATTAATATTGATACGTTGGCGCATAATGCGGAAGGTCATGCGTATTTTCGGTCGCTGATTTCGATGGTGTTTAAGAGGGATATTCCGACTAGTGCAATTATATTGGATGAACAGTGTCAAAAATATATTGAGTCTTCAAGCTTTCTTGCTATGGTTCGGAAAAGTAGTAAGGAAACACTTGAAAAAGAGCTTGGTCAGGAATTTTCATATAATGATTACTTGTATTTAATGCTGATTTATTATTCGACTAATTTTAGTATCATTGATGCTTCCATGAAAAAGGTGGAGTTGGAGCAGTTTAATGAGTTGATAATGAAAAATGCGGATTTACAAGTTTTGATTGATTTATTTGAGGAATATTTTGGTCCGGAGGTTGTTAATCATTCGCTTTTTCGGGCGGCACTTTGTTACTTTTTGAAGAAGACGTTGTTTAATTTGCAGGGACTTATTCCGAGTAATGAGCGATTACTGGATAAAAAGTATGAGCCACTTTATATGGTTGTGAAAAATGTTTTGGAGCGCTGGAATGAGGCTAGTGAATATCGAGTATTATTAATTGATTCGCACATTAATTATTTGACGATTCATTTGTATCCACTGATTTATAAATGGAACAATCCGGTGCAAATTTGTATTTTTTCCTTTAATTTAATTAATTTCGAGTCGTGTAAGTTTCAGGTGGAGCAGGAGCTGGGGCGGAAGGTGACGGTGCATGAGACGATGTTTAATTCAGTGGAGGAGTTGAACCAGGTTTTAACGGAGTCAAGTGAGCCAACGATTGTGCTTTGCCATCCGAACTGTGAAATGGAATTGAAGGAAGCGGTAGATGGGATGATTATTCCGATTTCTTTGGCTTTTTTTGACAGAGATCTTGTAGATGTAGAAAGGGCGATTCAGTCGCTTAGAATAAAAGAACATGATAAAAGGCTAGCCTATTTGAGAGGCTAG
- a CDS encoding DeoR/GlpR family DNA-binding transcription regulator produces the protein MLSIERKRAIVQYVKSRKIATVSELAKHFEVHEATIRRDLTSLEKDKKLKRTHGGVMIEEKVVSEPNWKKRSEVRYEEKQRIATLAATMVKDGDTIILDAGTTTGHIATALKDRSKLTVITNDINVASIMRFSPSKVIVTGGVIYPETFILNGMITSGTLQSIHVHKAFVTTPALDIDKGLMHYDEYLIPAKQQMLHSADEVILVTDHTKFGRISLYKYAALDEISSIITGKEIDPVLKEQFEEKGMQIYTT, from the coding sequence GTGCTATCTATCGAACGAAAACGCGCCATCGTCCAATATGTCAAAAGCCGAAAAATAGCAACAGTTAGCGAATTAGCTAAACATTTTGAAGTCCACGAAGCAACCATTCGCCGCGATTTAACCTCTTTAGAAAAAGACAAAAAGCTAAAAAGAACCCACGGCGGAGTTATGATAGAAGAAAAAGTAGTTTCCGAACCAAATTGGAAAAAACGAAGCGAAGTGCGCTACGAAGAAAAACAACGCATCGCCACATTAGCAGCGACAATGGTCAAAGACGGCGATACAATCATTCTTGACGCTGGAACAACAACCGGACACATCGCAACCGCATTAAAAGACCGATCCAAACTAACCGTCATAACAAACGATATCAACGTAGCTTCCATTATGCGCTTTTCCCCGTCTAAAGTAATTGTGACAGGTGGCGTCATCTACCCAGAAACTTTCATCCTTAACGGTATGATTACGAGCGGAACCTTGCAGAGCATTCACGTACATAAAGCATTTGTAACCACACCGGCACTCGATATCGACAAAGGCTTAATGCACTACGACGAATACCTAATCCCAGCTAAGCAACAAATGCTCCACTCAGCCGATGAAGTCATCTTAGTAACAGACCACACCAAGTTTGGCCGCATTTCACTTTACAAATACGCAGCCCTAGACGAAATCTCTTCTATTATCACTGGAAAAGAAATAGACCCAGTATTAAAAGAACAATTTGAAGAAAAAGGAATGCAAATTTATACAACATAA